A genome region from Pseudoalteromonas tetraodonis includes the following:
- a CDS encoding TonB family protein, whose product MKLNKLALLMGLGLSVLSTTSFAEQTNNAQAVFNDAYQNYLNAIKTKENVQQAAEQAYTLGKTVYGENADNTANLAINYAKSINRYGKQWIEKRFSLYQQAYTILATNHGKQSPETIDALVGMASFAPSAQKADYYLEQVIAIANTQNNPKFVADMKLEAATILANKFSYEKYREAKNYLEEADEYYLANLPKNSVEQIKADFLMASFAEGRKRYDQAIERLNRVVNVFDESLSYDHNAELTAHSRLIGLYEKQGKSDEATKHCIAIAKMVPWKESQEQKPLYRVNPKYPKNKARFSKDGSVVMEFEVDESGFVKNPQVISSEGGVAFEKSAVEALAQWRYAPKFEHGKAVAATSKVQLDFKVNR is encoded by the coding sequence ATGAAATTAAACAAACTTGCATTACTGATGGGCTTAGGTTTATCTGTATTGAGCACCACGTCATTTGCCGAACAAACAAATAACGCTCAAGCCGTTTTCAACGACGCGTATCAAAATTACTTAAATGCGATTAAAACCAAAGAAAATGTGCAACAAGCCGCGGAGCAGGCTTACACATTAGGTAAAACTGTTTACGGTGAAAATGCTGATAACACCGCAAACTTAGCGATTAACTATGCAAAATCAATTAATCGATACGGTAAACAGTGGATTGAAAAGCGTTTTTCGCTCTATCAACAAGCCTATACTATTTTAGCTACTAACCATGGTAAGCAATCGCCTGAAACCATTGATGCTTTAGTCGGTATGGCTAGTTTTGCCCCTTCTGCTCAAAAAGCGGATTATTATTTAGAGCAAGTGATAGCAATCGCAAACACACAAAACAACCCTAAGTTTGTGGCTGATATGAAACTAGAAGCGGCAACCATACTAGCTAATAAATTCAGCTATGAAAAATACCGAGAAGCTAAAAACTACCTAGAAGAAGCCGATGAGTATTATCTGGCTAACTTACCTAAAAACTCAGTTGAACAAATAAAAGCTGATTTTTTAATGGCGTCATTTGCGGAAGGTCGAAAAAGATACGATCAAGCAATAGAACGACTTAACCGTGTAGTAAATGTGTTTGATGAAAGCTTAAGTTACGATCACAACGCCGAGCTTACCGCACACTCAAGATTGATTGGCTTGTATGAAAAACAAGGCAAAAGTGATGAAGCCACCAAACACTGCATCGCGATTGCTAAAATGGTGCCGTGGAAAGAAAGCCAAGAGCAAAAGCCGCTATACCGCGTTAACCCTAAATACCCTAAAAACAAGGCGCGATTTAGTAAAGATGGCAGTGTAGTTATGGAGTTTGAAGTAGATGAGTCTGGCTTTGTAAAAAATCCGCAAGTAATTAGTTCTGAAGGTGGCGTGGCCTTTGAAAAATCGGCAGTAGAAGCATTAGCGCAATGGCGTTATGCACCTAAGTTTGAACATGGAAAAGCGGTTGCAGCAACTTCCAAAGTACAGCTCGACTTTAAAGTAAACCGTTAA
- a CDS encoding GTP cyclohydrolase II: MAQVRARVQLNVGKNSDIPAEIISFSGLKDGQEHVALVFKNADTEQDVPLIRMHSECLTGDVFHSSRCDCGEQLNECIEMMHEQGGILLYLRQEGRGIGLYNKIDAYVLQSQGMNTYEANNHLGFADDLRDFSDAVLMLNALNLKHVKLMTNNPKKLNALKDAGIEVDSVVGTHAHIKAGLSGNKAYLETKIKHGSHMLDIKKIKKP; encoded by the coding sequence GTGGCGCAAGTAAGAGCAAGAGTCCAGCTTAATGTTGGCAAAAATAGTGATATTCCTGCAGAAATTATTTCCTTTAGTGGCTTAAAAGATGGCCAAGAGCATGTTGCGTTAGTGTTTAAAAACGCCGATACCGAGCAAGATGTTCCGCTTATTCGTATGCACTCTGAATGCTTAACCGGTGATGTGTTTCACTCGTCACGTTGTGATTGCGGTGAGCAGTTAAATGAGTGTATTGAAATGATGCACGAACAAGGCGGTATTTTACTTTATTTACGCCAAGAAGGGCGTGGTATTGGTTTATATAATAAAATTGATGCGTATGTACTGCAGTCACAAGGTATGAACACTTACGAGGCCAACAATCATTTGGGCTTTGCTGATGATTTACGTGATTTTTCGGATGCTGTATTAATGCTCAATGCGCTTAATTTAAAGCATGTAAAATTAATGACTAACAATCCTAAAAAGCTTAACGCATTAAAAGATGCTGGCATAGAGGTGGACTCTGTTGTGGGCACTCATGCACACATTAAAGCTGGGCTTTCAGGTAACAAGGCGTATTTAGAGACTAAAATTAAGCATGGCTCTCATATGCTAGATATTAAGAAAATTAAAAAACCTTAG